Genomic DNA from Thermobifida alba:
AGCGGCGCGGCTACGCCACCACCCGCAAGGTCTGGCCCGAGGTGGAGGTGGTGTGCGCCTGTGAGCCGGTGGCCTTCCGCGACTCCCTGGTGGGCATCGGCGACGACCGGCTCGTCATCGACACCATGGTCGGCGACCCGCAACGGATCATCGAATACCCCGACCGCAGCTTCGCCGTCGAACAGCACGTGCCCGACGACGTCCACACCGCCTACCAGGCGCTCGTCAAAGCCGGATGCACCAGCCGCCTCATCGGAGCCTGACCCGGTACACAGACCAGCGACCCTCGAGTCCAGATCGTCTCCACAGTGGGGGAGAACACGGTGTCTACACTGCCGGGCATGGCCGATCAGCGTGTCTGCTCCCTCGTCGTCTCCGGCTCCTCGGCTCCCGAGGGCGTTCCCGAATTGGTGGAACTCTTCCAGGAAGACGGGTGGCGGATCACCGTGCTGTCCACACCCGCCGGAACCCGCTTCCATGACCTGGACCGGCTGGCGGAGCTGACCGGGGAACCGGTGCGGGTGGACTTCCGCAGGCCCGGTACCGGAAAGAGCCTTCCCCCTGCCGACGTGGTGCTGGCGTGCCCGCTGACCTTCAACTCGACCAACAAGTTCGCCCGCCGACTGCTGGCATTGCTGCCCGCAGGCAGCCAGACGTGGCTGCTGGCGGACCTCTACCCCACCGCGACCGCCCGTGGACGAAGTCCTCCTTCTCCACCACCGGAGAGGGATGCGTCCAGGTACGCGCCACCGGCAACGGGCACGTCATCGTCGGCGACACCAAGAACCCCAACGGCCCCGTCCTCACCGTCACCAACACCGACTGGACCACCTTCCTCGACCAGGTCGCCACCGGAACTTCCGACTACTCCGGCCGCCTCATCCCCGTCTTCCAACCCGACGGCGGCTTCATCCTGCGCGACACCGCCACCCAAGCGACCCTGGTCTTCACCCGCGCCGAATGGGACGCCTTCCACGCCGGAGTCGTCCACGGCGAACTCCGCCCCCTGGCTGCGCTCTGAGACTCCCGCGTTGGCAGCCCTCTGAAGCACAGACAGCACCGACAGGAGCCGGGGGAGGGAACGGGCGTGCACCCGCTCGTCCATTCCCCGCCCAACCGGCAGCGGGGCCGAACAGCATGATTGATGGGACGGGCACGACGACAGCCTCGCCCGACTTCTCCGCCCGGAGGGCGCACCAGGCGCCCAGACACCGCCGTCCGAGTCCTGCCGCTGAGCGCCGGTGCCACACGCTTGGTGCCCACCAGGGCTTCACTCTCTGCCCCTGAACGGACAGCCTTCCAGAAGGCCCTGCGTGGCACCGGCTTCCGCTCGTCGTACCACCGGGCCCAGTCTGCTCACGCCTGCCGACCGCAGCCTTGGGCTGCCTGGACTGGACACAGGCGAAGCAGCAGTCACCAGGCACCTCCTGCCTGCCCGACTGCCCGTGCGCTGACGACCACGCGGCGATCACTGCCAGGTGTCCCATCCTTGGACCGGCGCGGTGGACGCCTCCCGCTCCGCGCCCGGTGGCCCAGCGGGGCAGGCACGCTGCCGGACATCCTGACCGTCTCCGCCAGCCCCCGTCCCGCTGCCTGCTCCAGGGCTTTCAGACACCTTCTGGAAAACTGCTTCCCACTG
This window encodes:
- a CDS encoding DUF397 domain-containing protein — translated: MAAGGPLPHRDRPWTKSSFSTTGEGCVQVRATGNGHVIVGDTKNPNGPVLTVTNTDWTTFLDQVATGTSDYSGRLIPVFQPDGGFILRDTATQATLVFTRAEWDAFHAGVVHGELRPLAAL